The following are from one region of the Syngnathus acus chromosome 19, fSynAcu1.2, whole genome shotgun sequence genome:
- the kctd17 gene encoding BTB/POZ domain-containing protein KCTD5 isoform X1, with protein sequence MATTADDEWDPALHGCHHNINNNNNNNNKDNEAGETATSSPTSSTESGGKTSHSVGNGSAVINPGGGNNGKWVRLNVGGTVFLTTRQTLLKEQTSFLYRLCQQQDLHSDTDETGAYVIDRDPTYFGPILNYLRHGKLVYNKELAEEGVLEEAEFYNITPLIKLIKDRIIERDTKSTQQVPPKHVYRVLQCQEEELTQMVSTMSDGWKFEQVSVRACRKPRTGLLWTMVNIGSSYSYGTEDQAEFLCVVSKELHTPGSGLGTEQSHKTKPTEPQEEEAAKEEEEEGGRETTPNEWLRE encoded by the exons ATGGCAACCACGGCGGACGACGAGTGGGATCCCGCACTCCACGGATGCCACcacaacatcaacaacaataacaacaacaataacaaagacAACGAAGCGGGGGAGACCGCGACCTCCTCTCCGACCAGCTCCACTGAATCCGGTGGGAAGACGTCGCATAGCGTCGGTAACGGTTCGGCGGTCATCAACCCCGGGGGAGGAAATAATGGGAAGTGGGTTCGGCTGAACGTCGGTGGCACCGTGTTCCTGACGACGAGGCAGACGCTACTCAAAGAACAAACTTCGTTCCTGTACCGATTGTGCCAACAGCAAGACCTGCACTCGGACACG GATGAGACAGGAGCCTACGTGATTGACAGAGACCCCACCTACTTCGGACCCATCCTCAACTACCTGCGACACGGCAAATTGGTCTACAACAAGGAACTAGCTGAAGAAG GAGTCCTGGAGGAGGCTGAGTTCTATAACATCACTCCTCTTATAAAACTCATCAAAGATCGCATCATAGAGAGGGACACCAAGTCCACGCAG CAGGTTCCCCCTAAGCATGTGTATCGAGTGTTACAGTGccaggaggaggagctgaCCCAGATGGTCTCCACAATGTCCGACGGCTGGAAGTTTGAGCAGGTCAGCGTGCGCGCCTGCAGAAAGCCCCGCACTGGACTACTCTGGACT ATGGTGAACATCGGCTCGTCGTACAGCTACGGAACAGAAGATCAGGCCGAGTTTCTGTGCGTCGTTTCCAAGGAGCTTCACACGCCTGGGTCTGGACTGGGTACAGAGCAAAGCCACAAAACAAAG CCGACGGAGCcgcaggaggaggaagcagcgaaggaggaggaagaagagggagggagagaaacCACACCGAATGAGTGGCTTAGAGAATGA
- the sh3bp1 gene encoding LOW QUALITY PROTEIN: SH3 domain-binding protein 1 (The sequence of the model RefSeq protein was modified relative to this genomic sequence to represent the inferred CDS: inserted 4 bases in 3 codons; deleted 2 bases in 2 codons; substituted 1 base at 1 genomic stop codon): MLRQSLSILKQLGSSAKSQDVSELLQSDLVVVEQRVEPAKRAAQMLHKKLQGCIAESGGARCXKRIKKLPLMLLSISMAESFKDFAPTSSIRRVLEMCCFMEKMLASLLADFEIKVEKEVLEPLNKLSEDDLPEILKNKKQFAKLMPTXNNARLRSQASTGPQAKQDGLKEEEEEALRKLETIMVQYSADLYHLATKEDDYASYFIRLLELQAEYHXHSHEFLDRIFNRTQGDHWQQPPANPLGPKVFGEPLSSHLLQNKREIAAPIQECVHMLLRTGMREEGLFRLAAAASVVKRLKICMDQGTVDHSEFRIDPHAVAGALKCYLRELPEPLMTFELYNDWFKAASEKDCTKKLEQFRILLKKLPPENYNNLRYLVQFLSLLSEHQATNKMSPGNIAIVLGPNLLWPQAEGEITLVDMAAASSVQVVTVIEPLIQYSQSSSLKRSPLRFPELPKGQEDQSMISEQTQLCRKDSHSLLFFNCDKTSGSTSSQDGRSVSSVTSVRRQAWAASAHDAATTNQKHMTILSSSAPAKPSSLPNQNPAPHPKTAGFTSGQSKDPVQTQRSDLLEPVSEARPVSLKTVVKPKRSISVRKANEPHEPVTAHSSTLKTSAPPKPRHRPAPTTTDGTQVTRPPPPAQPVGHKKPPIKKPGLXAPSCPPPRPPALQSKEAPSIAQ; the protein is encoded by the exons ATGCTCCGACAATCTCTGAGCATTCTCAAGCAGCTTGGCTCTTCCGCAAA GTCACAAGATGTCAGCGAGCTTCTCCAATCAGACCTGGTTGTG GTGGAGCAGCGGGTG GAGCCAGCCAAAAGAGCAGCACAGATGCTCCACAAGAAGCTTCAAGGTTGCATTGCAGAGTCAGGCGGGGCTAGATGCTGAAAACGGATA AAGAAGCTGCCTCTAATGCTGCTGTCAATCAGCATGGCGGAAAGTTTCAAAGACTTTGCGCCAACCTCGTCCATCAG GAGGGTGTTGGAGATGTGTTGCTTCATGGAGAAGATGTTGGCCAGCCTCTTGGCAgactttgaaataaaagtgGAAAAGGAAGTTTTGGAGCCACTGAATAAACTCAGCGAG gATGATTTACCCGAAATTCTCAAAAATAAGAAGCAATTTGCAAAGCTAATGCCGAC GAACAATGCACGACTCAG GAGCCAGGCCAGCACCGGTCCACAAGCCAAACAAGACGGTCtcaaggaagaggaggaagaagctcTGAGGAAGTTGGAGACCATCATGGTAC AATATTCGGCTGACTTGTATCACTTGGCAACGAAAGAAGACGACTATGCGAGCTACTTCATTCGC CTTTTGGAGCTGCAAGCAGAATATC AACATTCACATGAGTTCCTGGATAGAATATTCAACAGAACTCAAGGAGATCACTGGCAGCAA CCACCAGCGAACCCCCTCGGACCCAAAGTTTTCGGGGAGCCTCTTTCCTCTCACCTGCTTCAGAACAAGCGAGAAATCGCAGCACCCATTCAAGAATGTGTTCATATGCTGCTCAGAACAGGGATGAGGGAGGAG GGTCTATTTCgtctggcggcggcggcctcgGTGGTGAAGAGGCTCAAGATTTGCATGGATCAAGGAACTGTCGACCACAGCGAGTTCAGGATAGATCCTCACGCTGTGGCTG GAGCTCTGAAGTGTTACCTGCGAGAGCTTCCTGAACCACTAATGACCTTTGAACTCTACAATGACTGGTTTAAAGCTGCCAG TGAAAAAGACTGCACAAAGAAGCTGGAGCAATTCCGAATACTATTGAAGAAACTGCCGCCTGAAAATTACAACAACCTCAG GTACCTGGTGCAGTTCTTGTCGCTTCTGTCCGAGCATCAGGCTACAAACAAGATGTCGCCCGGTAACATTGCCATCGTGCTAGGGCCCAATCTCCTCTGGCCACAAGCTGAGGG GGAGATCACCCTGGTTGACATGGCG GCCGCATCTTCAGTGCAGGTGGTGACGGTTATTGAGCCTCTGATTCAATACAGTCAGAGCTCTTCCCTGAAG AGGTCTCCTTTGAGATTTCCGGAGCTTCCCAAGGGCCAAGAAGACCAGTCCATGATCTCAGAACAAACACAACTGTGCAGAAAAGATTCCCACAGCCTCTTGTTCTTCAACTGCGACAAGACCAGCGG CAGCACGTCATCTCAGGACGGGAGAAGCGTCTCCTCTGTAACTTCCGTGAGACGCCAAGCGTGGGCTGCTTCTGCACACGACGCCGCAACCACCAACCAAAAACACATGACGATACTGAGCAGCTCAGCCCCCGCAAAACCAAGCTCATTGCCAAATCAAAACCCAGCACCACATCCCAAAACCGCAGGGTTCACCTCAGGACAGAGCAAGGACCCCGTCCAGACGCAGCGCTCGGATCTGTTAGAACCTGTTTCAGAGGCACGGCCCGTCTCACTTAAAACAGTCGTCAAAC CAAAGAGGAGCATCAGTGTGAGAAAAGCCAACGAACCTCACGAGCCGGTGACGGCTCACTCCAGCACGCTCAAAACGTCAGCGCCGCCAAAGCCTCGGCACCGTCCGGCTCCCACAACAACAGACGGGACCCAGGTGACGCGTCCGCCGCCTCCAGCTCAGCCGGTTGGTCATAAAAAGCCGCCGATTAAAAAACCTGGTC AAGCTCCTAGTTGTCCTCCACCTCGTCCCCCGGCGTTACAGTCCAAAGAGGCTCCCTCAATAGCCCAGTAA
- the cdc42ep1a gene encoding cdc42 effector protein 1 — protein MNLQEKLSGLKGLVTHSHSKRRCKADLTVDMISPPLGDFRHTMHVGRGGEVFGDTSFLSNHGGSAKGGHGETDSVSTPDNKLGAFFSRTIRQIRRGSDNRIREGTKDVSPPPPAISPIIKNAVSLPRLDVDMYNGSPTTKVLFPSSQSTPGERKSSYGLESGFVTLPRLSRSERQQPSGSNPANVHRGSLTDPADDILTARSAAVVTYDPKPTAFSSSFASLTSLDTFNFDLGPSLMSEVFGLLDGDNHNWERDDTGSPCGLTNEGSEMDSATISYVDSLLREDCTGGKSPQGAEWDDEGSAIEVNGVAVCGKFPDVPRGASPERVRLAMRMDSERFQSAVNMLARHYGGQNRMEVVDSERINKISYSYTDDDDDEEEIKV, from the exons ATGAATCTCCAAGAAAAGCTCTCTGGCCTTAAAGGTCTGGTGACACACTCTCACAGCAAGCGGCGTTGTAAAGCTGATCTGACGGTGGACATGATCAGCCCCCCGCTAGGCGACTTTCGCCACACGATGCACGTGGGCCGTGGCGGAGAGGTGTTCGGGGACACCTCCTTCCTCAGCAACCACGGCGGATCGGCTAAAGGGGGCCACGGGGAAACTGACTCGGTGTCTACCCCCGACAACAAACTCGGGGCCTTTTTCTCCAGGACAATCCGACAAATCAGGAGGGGCTCTGACAACAGAATCAGAGAAGGAACCAAGGATGTGTCACCGCCTCCTCCGGCCATTTCTCCCATTATCAAGAACGCAGTCTCCCTTCCAAGGCTGGACGTGGACATGTATAATGGGAGCCCCACCACAAAGGTGCTCTTCCCCAGTTCACAAAGCACACCAGGGGAGAGGAAGAGTTCTTACG GTTTGGAGTCGGGCTTCGTCACACTCCCTCGCCTGTCCCGCTCCGAACGTCAACAGCCCTCTGGTTCCAACCCGGCTAACGTGCACCGTGGCTCTCTGACCGACCCCGCCGACGACATCTTGACCGCCCGCTCTGCCGCCGTTGTGACCTATGACCCCAAGCCTACCGCCTTCTCCAGCTCCTTTGCTTCCCTCACATCCCTGGACACCTTCAACTTTGACCTGGGCCCCTCCCTTATGAGCGAAGTGTTTGGCTTACTGGACGGAGACAATCACAACTGGGAGAGAGATGACACAGGATCGCCGTGTGGGCTTACCAATGAAGGATCCGAAATGGACTCGGCTACTATCTCTTACGTGGACTCCCTGCTGAGAGAGGACTGCACGGGGGGGAAGAGTCCACAAGGGGCAGAATGGGACGACGAGGGGAGCGCCATTGAGGTCAACGGAGTCGCAGTGTGTGGGAAATTTCCTGATGTGCCAAGGGGAGCCTCACCCGAGCGAGTGAGGTTAGCTATGAGGATGGACAGCGAGCGCTTCCAGAGTGCTGTGAATATGCTTGCACGCCATTACGGCGGTCAAAACAGAATGGAGGTGGTGGATTCGGAGAGGATAAACAAGATATCTTACAGCTacaccgatgatgatgacgatgaagaAGAAATCAAAGTCTGA
- the cby1 gene encoding protein chibby homolog 1 isoform X2, with the protein MSLKLPRFGKSFSPKKIPPRKSASLSNLHTLDRSTRELELGLEYGPPSMTIGGQTLKFEDGQWISESGGNVSVREVERIKKKNLQLEEENNTLKLKIEILIDMLTESTVEYHLMEKEVEDIKSQH; encoded by the exons ATGTCCCTGAAGCTCCCTCGATTTGGGAAATCATTCAGTCCGAAGAAGATTCCTCCGCGGAAATCAGCATCGTTATCGAACCTTCACACA TTGGACCGTTCCACACGGGAATTAGAGTTGGGTCTTGAATATGGACCTCCTTCAATGACCATTGGAGGACAGACGTTGAAGTTTGAGGATGGACAATGGATATCAG AATCAGGGGGAAATGTATCAGTTCGAGAAGTCGAGCGaattaagaagaaaaacttgcagctggaggaggagaacaaTACCCTGAAATTGAAGATAGAGATTCTTATTGACATG CTGACAGAATCGACGGTTGAGTACCACCTGATGGAGAAAGAAGTGGAGGACATAAAGTCTCAACattaa
- the kctd17 gene encoding BTB/POZ domain-containing protein KCTD5 isoform X2, with the protein MATTADDEWDPALHGCHHNINNNNNNNNKDNEAGETATSSPTSSTESGGKTSHSVGNGSAVINPGGGNNGKWVRLNVGGTVFLTTRQTLLKEQTSFLYRLCQQQDLHSDTDETGAYVIDRDPTYFGPILNYLRHGKLVYNKELAEEGVLEEAEFYNITPLIKLIKDRIIERDTKSTQVPPKHVYRVLQCQEEELTQMVSTMSDGWKFEQVSVRACRKPRTGLLWTMVNIGSSYSYGTEDQAEFLCVVSKELHTPGSGLGTEQSHKTKPTEPQEEEAAKEEEEEGGRETTPNEWLRE; encoded by the exons ATGGCAACCACGGCGGACGACGAGTGGGATCCCGCACTCCACGGATGCCACcacaacatcaacaacaataacaacaacaataacaaagacAACGAAGCGGGGGAGACCGCGACCTCCTCTCCGACCAGCTCCACTGAATCCGGTGGGAAGACGTCGCATAGCGTCGGTAACGGTTCGGCGGTCATCAACCCCGGGGGAGGAAATAATGGGAAGTGGGTTCGGCTGAACGTCGGTGGCACCGTGTTCCTGACGACGAGGCAGACGCTACTCAAAGAACAAACTTCGTTCCTGTACCGATTGTGCCAACAGCAAGACCTGCACTCGGACACG GATGAGACAGGAGCCTACGTGATTGACAGAGACCCCACCTACTTCGGACCCATCCTCAACTACCTGCGACACGGCAAATTGGTCTACAACAAGGAACTAGCTGAAGAAG GAGTCCTGGAGGAGGCTGAGTTCTATAACATCACTCCTCTTATAAAACTCATCAAAGATCGCATCATAGAGAGGGACACCAAGTCCACGCAG GTTCCCCCTAAGCATGTGTATCGAGTGTTACAGTGccaggaggaggagctgaCCCAGATGGTCTCCACAATGTCCGACGGCTGGAAGTTTGAGCAGGTCAGCGTGCGCGCCTGCAGAAAGCCCCGCACTGGACTACTCTGGACT ATGGTGAACATCGGCTCGTCGTACAGCTACGGAACAGAAGATCAGGCCGAGTTTCTGTGCGTCGTTTCCAAGGAGCTTCACACGCCTGGGTCTGGACTGGGTACAGAGCAAAGCCACAAAACAAAG CCGACGGAGCcgcaggaggaggaagcagcgaaggaggaggaagaagagggagggagagaaacCACACCGAATGAGTGGCTTAGAGAATGA
- the kctd17 gene encoding BTB/POZ domain-containing protein KCTD5 isoform X4, producing MATTADDEWDPALHGCHHNINNNNNNNNKDNEAGETATSSPTSSTESGGKTSHSVGNGSAVINPGGGNNGKWVRLNVGGTVFLTTRQTLLKEQTSFLYRLCQQQDLHSDTDETGAYVIDRDPTYFGPILNYLRHGKLVYNKELAEEGVLEEAEFYNITPLIKLIKDRIIERDTKSTQVPPKHVYRVLQCQEEELTQMVSTMSDGWKFEQMVNIGSSYSYGTEDQAEFLCVVSKELHTPGSGLGTEQSHKTKPTEPQEEEAAKEEEEEGGRETTPNEWLRE from the exons ATGGCAACCACGGCGGACGACGAGTGGGATCCCGCACTCCACGGATGCCACcacaacatcaacaacaataacaacaacaataacaaagacAACGAAGCGGGGGAGACCGCGACCTCCTCTCCGACCAGCTCCACTGAATCCGGTGGGAAGACGTCGCATAGCGTCGGTAACGGTTCGGCGGTCATCAACCCCGGGGGAGGAAATAATGGGAAGTGGGTTCGGCTGAACGTCGGTGGCACCGTGTTCCTGACGACGAGGCAGACGCTACTCAAAGAACAAACTTCGTTCCTGTACCGATTGTGCCAACAGCAAGACCTGCACTCGGACACG GATGAGACAGGAGCCTACGTGATTGACAGAGACCCCACCTACTTCGGACCCATCCTCAACTACCTGCGACACGGCAAATTGGTCTACAACAAGGAACTAGCTGAAGAAG GAGTCCTGGAGGAGGCTGAGTTCTATAACATCACTCCTCTTATAAAACTCATCAAAGATCGCATCATAGAGAGGGACACCAAGTCCACGCAG GTTCCCCCTAAGCATGTGTATCGAGTGTTACAGTGccaggaggaggagctgaCCCAGATGGTCTCCACAATGTCCGACGGCTGGAAGTTTGAGCAG ATGGTGAACATCGGCTCGTCGTACAGCTACGGAACAGAAGATCAGGCCGAGTTTCTGTGCGTCGTTTCCAAGGAGCTTCACACGCCTGGGTCTGGACTGGGTACAGAGCAAAGCCACAAAACAAAG CCGACGGAGCcgcaggaggaggaagcagcgaaggaggaggaagaagagggagggagagaaacCACACCGAATGAGTGGCTTAGAGAATGA
- the LOC119138431 gene encoding phospholipase B-like 1 — translation MGQHGIKLCILLNTLAASVHTWHLNEATVYWDAARKRVILKEGVKDTEGGAYGYFNDSLQLTGWGILEICAGYGDVQEEDETTFFLAGYLEGYLTAGQIFNHYSNMYPQLIKDERVLNPLKRFLSKQDQWAREQVNLRKTSDPLWKHLGLILAQLDGLIAGAGQWAKVKHIEPMSAFAVQFLNSVGDLLDLVPALTPRPESTGPTAFRMPGMGHCTALIKVTSGFENLLFGHSSWYNYATTMRIYKHWDLRASHSATGKMSFSSYPGFLSSLDDFYLLGSGLLLTQTSIGIFNASLFSQISPHSLLAWQRVRLANSLAHSGHEWAQIFSKYNSGTYNSQYMVVDLSKVSLRQSIRTGALTVVEQIPGKIMHTDQTQALRGGYWPSYNIPFHVDIYNLSGYDVMWRRYGEDFSYDLCPRAKILRRDQAKVYDLRSLKHIMRYNNYKRDPYAKGHPCKTICCRNDLRLRRPRPGGCYDTKVTDYQMALQLVAEAINGPTTQGGLRPFSWDSFNITAHQGLPPMYNFSFVTMKHVLQRP, via the exons ATGGGGCAGCATGGCATCAAATTGTGCATCCTGTTGAACACTTTGGCTGCATCAGTGCACACTTGGC ACCTCAATGAGGCCACCGTGTATTGGGATGCAGCCCGGAAAAGGGTGATCCTGAAAGAGGGGGTGAAGGACACAGAGGGTGGTGCTTATGGTTACTTCAATGACAGCCTGCAACTCACTGGATGGGGCATCTTGGAGATCTGCGCTGGCTATGGAGACGTCCAAGAGGAAGATGAGACGACATTTTTCCTGGCTGGCTACCTGGAAGGCTACCTCACTGCTGG aCAAATATTTAACCATTACTCCAACATGTACCCCCAGCTAATAAAGGATGAGAGGGTTTTGAATCCCTTGAAAAGATTCTTAag CAAACAGGACCAGTGGGCCAGAGAGCAAGTAAACCTGAGGAAGACTAGTGACCCTTTGTGGAAACATTTGGGACTGATCCTAGCCCAACTGGACGGCTTAATCGCTGGAGCTGGACAATGGGCGAAAGTCAAACACATTGAA CCTATGTCTGCATTTGCCGTGCAGTTTTTAAATAGTGTCGGTGACCTCTTGGATCTCGTCCCTGCGCTGACGCCTCGCCCCGAGTCTACTGGGCCCACCGCTTTCAGGATGCCGGGAATGGGCCACTGCACGGCTCTCATAAAG GTGACATCTGGCTTTGAGAATCTGCTGTTTGGCCATTCCAGTTGGTATAATTATGCAACCACCATGCGCATCTATAAACATTGGGACCTCAGGGCGTCACATTCAGCCACtggaaaaatgtcattcagCAGCTACCCTG GTTTCCTCTCATCTCTGGATGATTTCTACCTGCTCGGTAGCGGCCTGCTGCTGACTCAAACCTCTATCGGTATCTTCAACGCCTCGCTGTTTTCTCAGATCAGCCCTCACAGCCTTCTGGCTTGGCAGAGAGTGCGATTAGCCAACAGCCTGGCGCACAGTGGCCATGAGTGGGCGCAGATCTTCTCCAAATACAACTCAG GTACATATAACAGCCAGTACATGGTGGTGGACTTGAGTAAGGTTTCGCTGAGGCAGAGTATCAGGACTGGAGCTCTGACTGTCGTGGAGCAGATCCCCGGGAAAATTATGCACACTGACCAGACTCAAGCTTTACGAGGAG GCTACTGGCCATCCTACAACATTCCATTTCATGTTGACATCTACAACCTGAGTGGGTACGATGTGATGTGGAGGCGATACGGAGAAGACTTTTCCTACGATCTTTGTCCCAGAGCCAAAATTCTCCGCAGGGACCAGGCTAAGGTGTATGACCTCAGGTCCCTCAAGCACATCATGCGATACAATA ACTACAAAAGGGATCCTTATGCCAAGGGCCATCCGTGTAAAACCATTTGTTGCCGGAACGACCTGCGCCTAAGGAGACCACGCCCCGGAGGTTGTTATGACACGAAG GTGACTGACTACCAGATGGCTCTCCAGCTCGTTGCAGAGGCAATAAACGGCCCTACAACCCAGGGGGGTCTTCGACCATTCTCGTGGGACTCCTTTAACATCACCGCCCACCAGGGTCTTCCTCCCATGTAtaacttttcttttgtcacAATGAAACACGTTCTCCAGCGGCCCTAA
- the pdap1a gene encoding pdgfa associated protein 1a, with product MPRGGKKGHKGRGKQFSNPEEIDRQMKAQRELEANDGVAKESGSESEESSSEEESEHKKRSGVEGLIEIENPNRISQKSKKVTEVDVEAPRELSRREREEIEKQKSKERYMKLHLEGKTDQAKADLARLAIIKKQREEAARKRDELRKDAEDTKAKR from the exons ATGCCCAGAGGCG GAAAAAAGGGCCATAAGGGCAGAGGGAAGCAATTCAGCAATCCAGAGGAGATTGACCGACAAATGAAAGCCCAGAGAGAGCtg GAAGCAAATGATGGTGTCGCGAAAGAGAGCGGTTCAGAATCCGAGGAGAGTAGCAGCGAGGAAGAGTCTGAG CATAAGAAGAGGAGTGGCGTGGAGGGACTTATAGAAATTGAGAATCCCAACCGCATTTCTCAGAAAAGCAAGAAAGTGACCGAAGTAGATGTCGAGGCTCCTCGAGAGCTGTCTCGCAGAGAGAG GGAGGAGATCGAGAAGCAGAAGTCGAAGGAACGATACATGAAGCTTCATCTTGAGGGGAAGACTGACCAGGCAAAAGCTGACCTGGCCAGACTTGCGATTATTAAGAAACAGAGAGAGGAAGCTGCTAGGAAGAGAGATGAACTCAGGAAAG ATGCAGAGGACACCAAAGCAAAGCGTTAG
- the kctd17 gene encoding BTB/POZ domain-containing protein KCTD5 isoform X3 codes for MATTADDEWDPALHGCHHNINNNNNNNNKDNEAGETATSSPTSSTESGGKTSHSVGNGSAVINPGGGNNGKWVRLNVGGTVFLTTRQTLLKEQTSFLYRLCQQQDLHSDTDETGAYVIDRDPTYFGPILNYLRHGKLVYNKELAEEGVLEEAEFYNITPLIKLIKDRIIERDTKSTQQVPPKHVYRVLQCQEEELTQMVSTMSDGWKFEQMVNIGSSYSYGTEDQAEFLCVVSKELHTPGSGLGTEQSHKTKPTEPQEEEAAKEEEEEGGRETTPNEWLRE; via the exons ATGGCAACCACGGCGGACGACGAGTGGGATCCCGCACTCCACGGATGCCACcacaacatcaacaacaataacaacaacaataacaaagacAACGAAGCGGGGGAGACCGCGACCTCCTCTCCGACCAGCTCCACTGAATCCGGTGGGAAGACGTCGCATAGCGTCGGTAACGGTTCGGCGGTCATCAACCCCGGGGGAGGAAATAATGGGAAGTGGGTTCGGCTGAACGTCGGTGGCACCGTGTTCCTGACGACGAGGCAGACGCTACTCAAAGAACAAACTTCGTTCCTGTACCGATTGTGCCAACAGCAAGACCTGCACTCGGACACG GATGAGACAGGAGCCTACGTGATTGACAGAGACCCCACCTACTTCGGACCCATCCTCAACTACCTGCGACACGGCAAATTGGTCTACAACAAGGAACTAGCTGAAGAAG GAGTCCTGGAGGAGGCTGAGTTCTATAACATCACTCCTCTTATAAAACTCATCAAAGATCGCATCATAGAGAGGGACACCAAGTCCACGCAG CAGGTTCCCCCTAAGCATGTGTATCGAGTGTTACAGTGccaggaggaggagctgaCCCAGATGGTCTCCACAATGTCCGACGGCTGGAAGTTTGAGCAG ATGGTGAACATCGGCTCGTCGTACAGCTACGGAACAGAAGATCAGGCCGAGTTTCTGTGCGTCGTTTCCAAGGAGCTTCACACGCCTGGGTCTGGACTGGGTACAGAGCAAAGCCACAAAACAAAG CCGACGGAGCcgcaggaggaggaagcagcgaaggaggaggaagaagagggagggagagaaacCACACCGAATGAGTGGCTTAGAGAATGA
- the cby1 gene encoding protein chibby homolog 1 isoform X1, whose product MCFRMEHSHLRGTAALLNTEVDSIRDFAKVCMEDLKMSLKLPRFGKSFSPKKIPPRKSASLSNLHTLDRSTRELELGLEYGPPSMTIGGQTLKFEDGQWISESGGNVSVREVERIKKKNLQLEEENNTLKLKIEILIDMLTESTVEYHLMEKEVEDIKSQH is encoded by the exons ATGTGTTTTCGAATGGAACATTCGCACTTGCGCGGTACTGCTGCGCTGTTAAACACAGAAGTCGACAGCATTAGGGATTTCGCTAAAGTCTGTATGGAG GATCTAAAAATGTCCCTGAAGCTCCCTCGATTTGGGAAATCATTCAGTCCGAAGAAGATTCCTCCGCGGAAATCAGCATCGTTATCGAACCTTCACACA TTGGACCGTTCCACACGGGAATTAGAGTTGGGTCTTGAATATGGACCTCCTTCAATGACCATTGGAGGACAGACGTTGAAGTTTGAGGATGGACAATGGATATCAG AATCAGGGGGAAATGTATCAGTTCGAGAAGTCGAGCGaattaagaagaaaaacttgcagctggaggaggagaacaaTACCCTGAAATTGAAGATAGAGATTCTTATTGACATG CTGACAGAATCGACGGTTGAGTACCACCTGATGGAGAAAGAAGTGGAGGACATAAAGTCTCAACattaa